From a single Micromonospora pallida genomic region:
- a CDS encoding cobalamin biosynthesis protein has protein sequence MRQAVTVADAAGLVAGYALDAVLGDPRRWHPVAGFGRAAGALERRLYRPDRTAGAAFTALAVGAPVLLGVAGVLATRRRPVARAVLVAAGTWTVLGGRTLRHEAEVMGEALRDGDLPAARRRLGHLCGRDPSALDESELARATVESVAENTSDAVVAPLFWGAVAGLPGLLGYRAVNTLDAMVGHRSPRYARFGTPAARLDDLLNLVPARLTGLLTIAVAPVARGDRERAWHVWRRDRNDHPSPNAGQCESAMAGALGVRLGGRNVYFGRSETRPFLGDGPRPEARHLRRAARISGAVGRSALALAAGIAVTRAILGTRLADRGRRGVARAVLGSRLADQCGRGADAVTSARGIRAWVSRAGAGRGWAA, from the coding sequence GTGCGGCAGGCAGTCACCGTCGCCGACGCGGCCGGGCTGGTGGCGGGGTACGCGCTGGACGCGGTGCTCGGCGACCCGCGCCGGTGGCATCCGGTGGCCGGATTCGGTCGGGCCGCCGGAGCGCTGGAACGGCGCCTCTACCGTCCGGACCGGACGGCGGGTGCGGCGTTCACCGCGCTCGCGGTCGGAGCCCCCGTGCTGCTCGGCGTGGCCGGCGTGCTCGCCACCCGACGGCGGCCGGTGGCCCGCGCGGTCCTGGTGGCGGCCGGCACCTGGACGGTGCTCGGCGGTCGCACCCTGCGCCACGAGGCCGAGGTGATGGGCGAGGCACTGCGCGACGGTGACCTGCCCGCCGCCCGCCGTCGACTCGGCCACCTCTGTGGTCGCGATCCGTCCGCCCTGGACGAGTCGGAACTGGCCCGCGCCACCGTCGAGTCGGTCGCCGAGAACACCTCCGACGCCGTGGTGGCCCCGTTGTTCTGGGGCGCGGTCGCCGGGCTGCCCGGCCTGCTCGGCTACCGCGCGGTGAACACCCTGGACGCCATGGTCGGCCACCGCTCACCCCGGTACGCCCGCTTCGGCACGCCCGCCGCCCGCCTCGACGACCTGCTCAACCTGGTTCCGGCGCGGCTGACCGGGCTGCTCACCATCGCGGTGGCGCCGGTGGCGCGGGGCGACCGGGAGCGGGCCTGGCACGTGTGGCGACGGGACCGCAACGACCATCCGAGCCCCAACGCCGGGCAGTGCGAGTCGGCCATGGCCGGGGCGCTCGGGGTCCGGCTGGGCGGGCGGAACGTCTACTTCGGGCGCTCCGAGACGCGTCCCTTCCTCGGCGACGGCCCGCGTCCGGAGGCCCGACACCTGCGCCGGGCGGCCCGGATCTCCGGGGCGGTCGGCCGGTCCGCGCTCGCGTTGGCCGCCGGCATCGCGGTGACCCGGGCGATACTGGGCACACGGTTGGCTGACCGGGGTCGACGAGGGGTGGCCCGGGCCGTGCTGGGCTCGCGGTTGGCCGACCAGTGTGGACGCGGCGCTGACGCGGTGACGTCGGCGCGCGGCATCCGGGCGTGGGTGTCCCGGGCCGGTGCGGGGCGGGGGTGGGCGGCGTGA
- a CDS encoding cobyric acid synthase — protein MSGGLLVAGTTSDAGKSVLTAGICRWLHRRGVKVAPFKAQNMSNNSAVVVGPDGRGGELGRAQAMQAAACGLTPDLRFNPVLLKPGSDLASQVVLLGEAVDTVTAGNFRVLRPRLAETAYAALAELRAEYDVVICEGAGSPAEINLRNGDYVNMGLARHAGLPVIVVGDIDRGGVFASMFGTVALLDPADQALVAGFVINKFRGDLGLLQPGLDMLRQVTGRPTYGVLPWHLDLWLDAEDSLAYGRVLGRPAAPYGDEWLDVAVVRLPRVSNATDVEALATEPGVRVRLTVEPAELAAADLVVLPGSKSTVADLAWLRETGLADAVLAHAAAGRPLLGICGGFQMLGRAIHDPVESRRGSVPGLGLLPIEITFDPRKTVRQSAGNAFGGVEVNGYEIHHGYVSAADPELPPLLTYADGRSEGALLGAVYGTHWHGAFESDDFRRRFLAEVARQAGRHGFRPAPATSFAAARERSLDLLGDLVEEHLDTDALWQLVESGPPTGLPFIPPGAPTR, from the coding sequence GTGAGCGGCGGACTGCTGGTCGCCGGCACCACATCGGACGCCGGCAAGAGTGTACTGACCGCCGGCATCTGTCGGTGGCTGCACCGCCGGGGCGTCAAGGTGGCCCCGTTCAAGGCGCAGAACATGTCCAACAACTCGGCCGTGGTGGTCGGACCGGACGGCCGGGGCGGTGAGCTCGGTCGGGCCCAGGCCATGCAGGCCGCCGCCTGCGGGCTCACCCCGGACCTGCGGTTCAACCCGGTGCTACTCAAGCCCGGCAGCGACCTGGCCAGCCAGGTGGTGCTCCTCGGCGAGGCGGTCGACACGGTCACGGCGGGCAACTTCCGGGTGCTGCGCCCCCGACTGGCGGAGACGGCGTACGCCGCCCTCGCCGAACTGCGCGCCGAGTACGACGTGGTGATCTGCGAGGGCGCCGGCAGCCCGGCCGAGATCAACCTGCGTAACGGCGACTACGTGAACATGGGGCTGGCCCGGCACGCCGGGCTGCCGGTGATCGTCGTCGGCGACATCGACCGGGGCGGGGTGTTCGCCTCGATGTTCGGCACGGTGGCCCTGCTGGACCCGGCCGACCAGGCGCTCGTCGCCGGCTTCGTGATCAACAAGTTCCGGGGCGACCTCGGTCTGCTCCAGCCCGGTCTGGACATGCTGCGTCAGGTCACCGGCCGCCCCACGTACGGGGTGCTGCCCTGGCACCTGGACCTCTGGCTGGATGCCGAGGACTCGCTCGCCTACGGCCGGGTGCTTGGGCGGCCGGCCGCCCCGTACGGCGACGAGTGGCTCGACGTGGCCGTCGTCCGGCTACCCCGGGTCAGCAACGCCACCGACGTCGAGGCGCTCGCCACCGAGCCGGGCGTACGGGTCCGGCTGACCGTCGAGCCGGCCGAACTCGCCGCCGCCGACCTGGTCGTCCTGCCCGGCTCGAAGTCCACCGTGGCCGACCTGGCCTGGCTGCGGGAGACCGGGCTCGCCGATGCGGTCCTCGCCCACGCGGCGGCGGGAAGGCCGCTGCTCGGCATCTGCGGCGGCTTCCAGATGCTCGGCCGGGCGATCCACGACCCGGTGGAGAGCCGGCGCGGCAGCGTGCCAGGGCTCGGGCTGTTGCCCATCGAGATCACCTTCGACCCGCGCAAGACGGTCCGGCAGTCGGCGGGTAACGCCTTCGGTGGCGTCGAGGTCAACGGCTACGAGATCCACCACGGGTACGTCTCCGCCGCCGACCCGGAGCTGCCCCCGCTGCTCACCTACGCTGACGGCCGGAGCGAGGGCGCCCTGCTCGGTGCCGTGTACGGCACGCACTGGCACGGGGCCTTCGAGTCCGACGACTTCCGCCGCCGGTTCCTCGCCGAGGTGGCGCGGCAGGCCGGGCGGCACGGCTTCCGACCGGCCCCGGCCACCTCGTTCGCCGCCGCCCGGGAACGCAGCCTCGACCTCCTCGGTGACCTGGTCGAGGAACACCTGGACACCGACGCGCTCTGGCAGCTCGTCGAGTCCGGCCCTCCGACCGGCCTGCCCTTCATCCCGCCCGGCGCCCCCACCCGCTGA
- a CDS encoding rhodanese-like domain-containing protein, producing MSPGVDALLEQARAGVRRLTPHETVQAAGRGALVVDTRTDLQRREQGELPGVVVIERVVLEWRLDPASAWRIPEATGYDMEIVVVCRQGYSSSLAAASLRALGLHRATDMVGGVDAWRAAGLPFSERPADIRH from the coding sequence ATGAGTCCCGGTGTCGACGCCCTGCTCGAACAGGCGCGGGCCGGCGTACGTCGGTTGACCCCGCACGAGACGGTCCAGGCCGCCGGCCGAGGGGCGCTCGTGGTCGACACCCGTACCGATCTCCAGCGCCGTGAACAGGGCGAACTGCCCGGCGTGGTGGTGATCGAGCGGGTCGTGCTGGAGTGGCGACTGGATCCGGCCAGCGCCTGGCGGATCCCCGAGGCGACCGGGTACGACATGGAGATCGTCGTGGTGTGCCGGCAGGGCTACAGCTCCAGCCTGGCGGCGGCGAGCCTGCGGGCGCTCGGGCTGCACCGGGCGACGGACATGGTCGGCGGGGTCGACGCGTGGCGGGCGGCCGGGCTGCCGTTCTCCGAGCGCCCCGCCGACATCCGCCACTGA